A genomic segment from Helicoverpa armigera isolate CAAS_96S chromosome 10, ASM3070526v1, whole genome shotgun sequence encodes:
- the LOC110371007 gene encoding uncharacterized 30.3 kDa protein: MRIYDVLNAEIKFIMIPTLRLQLYVVGLIQIVMVTSLIPGCEEDSVEPLDLREKSRYSNKSNNYFNIAVHLGIIDPSKHCTNLFLRQEDLFKTTLRLYNKLNGIRPVNYAEWLLLNNYGVLHDNQMSVLLPKTHRLSSESSKKKFVESVRKGDILITGDDTGSPWIGHSALMATNKYVIDMPGGPGASNGIEDNNRRLTAAAWYDKFSSSDTTVYRCSNKTVVKNAADWAYRNYYNPKGGDKKTIHTKYLATPSFRSLNPSYSSKLVIQAFYFTNKNVLYPFSDESIIFPINIPVYFNYACPMLIVGTF, from the exons ACCAACATTAAGGTTACAACTTTATGTGGTTGGACTTATTCAAATTGTGATGGTTACATCGTTGATCCCAGGATGTGAAGAAGATTCAGTTGAACCGTTAGATCTAA GGGAGAAAAGTAGATATTCGAACAagagtaataattatttcaacatTGCGGTCCATTTGGGAATAATCGATCCCAGCAAACATTGCACAAACTTATTCTTAAGACAAGAGGATCTCTTCAAAACTACCCTCAGactatacaataaattaaacggGATTAGGCCTGTTAATTACGCGGAGTGGCTCTTATTAAATAACTACGGAGTATTGCACGATAATCAGATGTCGGTCCTTCTACCCAAAACGCACAGATTGTCATCAGAATCATCGAAGAAAAAATTTGTGGAAAGTGTCAGGAAAGGAGATATTTTGATCACAGGAGATGACACTGGCAGTCCTTGGATTGGGCACTCAGCACTGATGGCAACTAATAAGTATGTCATAGATATGCCCGGTGGCCCTGGGGCTTCCAACGGCATAGAGGACAATAATAGGCGCCTAACTGCGGCCGCTTGGTATGACAAATTCAGTTCTAGTGACACGACGGTGTATAGATGTTCTAACAAGACAGTTGTCAAAAATGCAGCGGACTGGGCTTACCGTAACTACTATAACCCAAAAGGCGGTGACAAGAAGactatacatacaaaatacctCGCTACGCCATCTTTCCGTTCATTGAACCCTAGCTATAGTTCTAAGTTGGTGATTCAGGCTTTTTACTTCACTAACAAGAATGTATTATATCCTTTTTCTGACGAGAGCATAATTTTTCCAATTAATATTCCAGTTTATTTCAATTACGCTTGTCCAATGCTAATTGTGGGGACTTTTTGA